From Ignavibacterium sp.:
ATAATTTATAATTGGTTGCCAAATTGAAATATTCTTTGGATTTATCTGAATTGTATCGCCTCTTTGCGGAACTTTAACAGGACCGTAAAAATTTATTTTCCAGGTTTTGTCATTAAACGGATAAAATTTTTGTTCAGCTTTATTGTAGAAGAAAGGACTATTAAGATTAAAAGTAACCGTCGAGGGATTATTAATTTCTTCATCATTTATAAAAACTGATCTGTCTTTTAACTGAACAGTTTCACCAGGCAAAGCAATTATTCTTTTTACAAGATCGTACTCAGTTAAAGAAGTATCAACAAGAAACTCATTCATCTTAAAAACTACAACATCATTTCTTTCAGGTTTCTGTCTTTTAAAAATTCTGAACGATGGAATCTTAAACGGTGTGAATGGGAATTTATCCGGTGTTTTTATCTGATACGAAGATTTTTTAACAAGAACAAAATCACCTTCAATCAATGCATTTCTCATTGAAGAAGAAGTTATATGATAAGCTCCAAGAAAAATTCCTTTAATAATTATAAGTGTAAGAAAGAAAATTAATACGAACAAAAAAATCTTCAGCTTAGATTTTTTCTTTACTGCCGGTTTGTATGCCTGTGCTGACAATTTACATCCGTTTATTCGTCAATTTGTAATACTGCTAAAAATGCTTCCTGCGGAATTTCAACATTACCAACCTGCTTCATTCTTTTCTTACCTTCTTTTTGTTTTTCAAGAAGTTTTCTTTTTCGTGTTATATCACCGCCATAACATTTAGCAAGAACATTTTTCCTTAATGCTTTGATTACTGATTTAGAAATTACTTTTGTTCCAATTGCTGCCTGAACATTTATCTCAAACATTTGTCTTGGAATTAAATCCTTTAGCTTCGAACAAACTTTCCTGCCCCAATCATAAGCTTTGCTTCTGTGAACGATCATTGATAGTGCATCAACCGGTTCACCATTGAGCAGAATGTCAAGCTTTACAAGATCACTTTCACGATATCCGATAAACTCGTAATCAAAAGATGCATAACCACGAGTTACTGATTTCAGCTTATCATAAAAGTCAAAGATTATTTCTGACAAGGGAAATTCAAATTGTAAATCAGCTCTTGTCGGATCGATGTAAGTTGTATTTTTATAAACACCGCGTTTGTCCATCGCAAGTTTCATTATGTTTCCGACATATTCACTTGGAGTAACAATCTGAGCTTTCATATATGGTTCTTCAACATGATCAATTTCACCAACCGGAGGCATTTCTGCAGGATTATCAACAATTATTTTTTCGCCTTTCTTCGTATAAACGATGTACTCAACATTCGGTAGTGTTGTAATTATTGATTGGTTGTATTCACGAAGCAATCGTTCCTGAACGATTTCCATATGAAGCAATCCAAGAAAGCCACAACGAAAACCAAATCCAAGTGCAGCGGAAGTTTCAGGTTGATATACCAAAGCGGAATCGTTCAATCTGAATTTTTCAAGTGCGTCTCTTAAGTCTTCAAAATCATCCGATGAAGTTGGATAAAGTCCACTGTAAACCATTGGCTTTACTTCTTTATAACCGGGCAGAGGTTCAGTAGCGCCATTTTTAGAGTGTGTAACCGTATCACCAACTTTAGTGTCGTGAACATCTTTTACACCAGCAATAAGATAACCAACATCACCGGCAGTGAGCTGTTCAGTTTTAATTCTCTTGAGTCCAAGCACACCAATTTCTTCGGCATCAAATTCTTTATTTACTTTAAAGAACTTAATTCGCTCTCCGGTTTTCAAAGTTCCATTAACAACACGAATGTAAGCTATTGCACCACGATAGGAGTCGAACAGAGAATCAAATATCAGAGCCTGCAGCGGAGCTTTTGGATCGCCGGTTGGAGGAGGCACTTTGCTAACTATTGTTTCAAGTAATTCTTCTATTCCGATTTTAGCTTTTGCACTAACAAGATGAATATCTTCTTTGTTACAACCAAGCAAATCAATTATTTGCTGAGATACTCTGTCAATTTCAGCGCTTGGTAAATCAATTTTATTAATGACAGGAATGATTTCTAATCCAGCTTCTATTGCTAGATAAAGATTGCTTATCGTTTGTGCTTCTACACCTTGTGCAGCATCAACGACGAGAATAGCACCTTCGCAGGCAGCAAGTGATCTCGAAACTTCATAAGTGAAATCAACATGTCCGGGAGTATCAATCAGATTAAGGATATAATCATTTCCATCCTTTGCACGATAGTGCATTTGGATAGCGTGAGATTTAA
This genomic window contains:
- the lepB gene encoding signal peptidase I, yielding MSAQAYKPAVKKKSKLKIFLFVLIFFLTLIIIKGIFLGAYHITSSSMRNALIEGDFVLVKKSSYQIKTPDKFPFTPFKIPSFRIFKRQKPERNDVVVFKMNEFLVDTSLTEYDLVKRIIALPGETVQLKDRSVFINDEEINNPSTVTFNLNSPFFYNKAEQKFYPFNDKTWKINFYGPVKVPQRGDTIQINPKNISIWQPIINYESGGKFINVEGTVITYKGRPITEYIIQKDYYFVLGDNRFESVDSRFFGFVPEDEIIGKVWMIYWSINPNIETGFWDFFNALRFDRITKSIY
- the lepA gene encoding translation elongation factor 4, which translates into the protein MNNIRNFCIIAHIDHGKSTIADCLLEKTGVVSEREAKDQILDDLELERERGITIKSHAIQMHYRAKDGNDYILNLIDTPGHVDFTYEVSRSLAACEGAILVVDAAQGVEAQTISNLYLAIEAGLEIIPVINKIDLPSAEIDRVSQQIIDLLGCNKEDIHLVSAKAKIGIEELLETIVSKVPPPTGDPKAPLQALIFDSLFDSYRGAIAYIRVVNGTLKTGERIKFFKVNKEFDAEEIGVLGLKRIKTEQLTAGDVGYLIAGVKDVHDTKVGDTVTHSKNGATEPLPGYKEVKPMVYSGLYPTSSDDFEDLRDALEKFRLNDSALVYQPETSAALGFGFRCGFLGLLHMEIVQERLLREYNQSIITTLPNVEYIVYTKKGEKIIVDNPAEMPPVGEIDHVEEPYMKAQIVTPSEYVGNIMKLAMDKRGVYKNTTYIDPTRADLQFEFPLSEIIFDFYDKLKSVTRGYASFDYEFIGYRESDLVKLDILLNGEPVDALSMIVHRSKAYDWGRKVCSKLKDLIPRQMFEINVQAAIGTKVISKSVIKALRKNVLAKCYGGDITRKRKLLEKQKEGKKRMKQVGNVEIPQEAFLAVLQIDE